A single genomic interval of Camelina sativa cultivar DH55 chromosome 11, Cs, whole genome shotgun sequence harbors:
- the LOC104726323 gene encoding uncharacterized protein LOC104726323: MGRVNSVAEAKTKNDPPSTYHRDGEEGSRTVTEDQIQIDGEQTKTLVEEDQRGVEEESKTLIEEDQRGGEEESKTLSEDQKDVGESKTLIEDLNVTEEGEEEEQECVLCRYIKGGVCKDAFIKLERCWDEAMKNNKDETSKCKEARLMFNACMNDNPVYYEPILVLEAREMAKMLSELLNAEKEAILVGDAAVIARTLNGLQKDDAEPITVLPAEAAAIGKAFSELEAGKKKEKEAEGSKGNESDQQNQN; encoded by the coding sequence ATGGGAAGGGTGAATTCTGTGGCTGAAGCTAAGACAAAGAATGATCCGCCGTCGACATATCATAGAGATGGGGAGGAAGGTTCAAGAACCGTAACTGAAGATCAGATTCAGATAGATGGGGAGCAAACTAAAACCCTAGTTGAAGAGGACCAAAGAGGTGTGGAGGAAGaatctaaaaccctaattgaaGAAGACCAAAGAGGTGGGGAGGaagaatcaaaaaccctaaGTGAAGATCAGAAGGATGTGGGtgaatcaaaaaccctaattgaagaTTTGAATGTAACAGAGGAAggggaagaggaagagcaagaaTGTGTGTTGTGCAGGTACATAAAGGGAGGTGTGTGCAAGGATGCGTTTATAAAATTGGAGAGATGTTGggatgaagcaatgaagaatAATAAAGACGAAACAAGTAAATGTAAGGAGGCAAGACTCATGTTCAATGCTTGTATGAATGATAACCCTGTTTACTATGAGCCCATTCTTGTTCTTGAAGCTAGAGAGATGGCTAAGATGTTGAGCGAGTTGTTGAACGCGGAAAAGGAGGCCATTCTCGTTGGTGATGCTGCAGTCATTGCTAGGACGTTAAACGGGCTGCAAAAAGACGATGCTGAGCCTATAACCGTTCTTCCTGCTGAAGCTGCAGCCATTGGGAAGGCGTTTAGTGAGTTGGAAGCtggaaagaagaaggagaaggaagcagAGGGATCCAAGGGAAACGAGAGTGATCAACAAAATCAGAATTAG
- the LOC104728960 gene encoding uncharacterized protein LOC104728960, with amino-acid sequence METRQRDATEVVKTISGYVTHVLVVASFDGGGGAKTDKDKCGVILDILKSYEVVSGQKINFDKSSVQFGNTIDEGVKSKVQQVLGITNLGGMGSYLGLHETLGGSKTKVVSFVRDRLQSRTNGWTAKQLFRGGKEVMIKSVATAVPTFVMSCFLLPKTVTSKLTSAVAKFWWSSGQSGGIHWLAWEKLCALLAKQLWRLIEAPKSLFAQVFKGRYYRNLNPMDLIRSYSPSYGWRSIVSARSLVHKGLIKWVGSGDSISIWTDPWIPAQSPRPALCKGPFKDLSLKISHLTDRQKNSWRMDMLHEHFFPDDVTLIVALPLGSSQSEDSLGWHFTKTGKYTVKSGYDTERLAKQQTSQVIRYGPDITPLLAGVWRRGIDCDSGCARCGDDKETINHAIFRCPPARQVWALAQIAAFPWIMWYIWKARNARVFENQMEKPDDVVRVALGEASTWLQAQTKVVDEESFTIPSAFGASVSGGIRHLHGVFPRYRCFVDGSWKAGDAFAGAGWTCSSSLDAMTTRGAANFRRSLYPLHAEVEAFVWAMRCMIGHNYRDVASYTDCSYLVKMASSPQDWSAFKTYLDNIKTDKEEFSSFSLSLISRNENVSADSLARQARTYPSHALFVDYFPPDWLI; translated from the exons ATGGAGACGAGACAGAGAGACGCGACAGAGGTGGTGAAAACCATTAGCGGGTATGTGACTCATGTCTTGGTTGTGGCAAGTtttgatggtggtggtggagccAAGACAG ATAAGGATAAGTGTGGTGTTATCTTGGACATCTTAAAGAGTTATGAGGTGGTGTCGGGacagaaaataaattttgacaAGTCTTCGGTTCAGTTTGGGAACACAATCGATGAAGGGGTGAAGAGTAAGGTGCAGCAGGTCCTTGGAATAACAAACCTAGGAGGGATGGGTTCTTATCTAGGGTTACATGAGACTTTAGGAGGGTCAAAGACGAAAGTTGTCTCCTTTGTTCGGGATAGACTTCAGAGCCGCACAAATGGTTGGACAGCAAAACAGCTTTTCCGAGGAGGAAAAGAAGTGATGATAAAGTCCGTTGCTACTGCAGTACCGACTTTtgttatgtcatgttttttgttGCCAAAAACGGTCACGTCCAAACTCACTAGTGCAGTGGCGAAGTTTTGGTGGAGTTCAGGCCAATCTGGGGGGATACATTGGTTAGCCTGGGAGAAGTTATGTG CTTTGTTGGCTAAACAATTGTGGCGCCTGATAGAGGCACCAAAGTCTCTTTTCGCTCAGGTTTTCAAAGGCAGGTATTACCGGAATTTGAATCCTATGGATCTGATACGATCATACTCTCCATCTTATGGGTGGCGGAGTATAGTTTCAGCTAGATCTTTGGTACACAAAGGGCTTATTAAATGGGTTGGTTCTGGAGACtccatttctatatggactGATCCATGGATACCGGctcaatccccaagaccagcGTTGTGCAAGGGACCTTTTAAGGAcctttctttaaaaatttctcATTTAACGGATCGCCAGAAAAATTCTTGGCGTATGGATATGCTCCATGAGCATTTTTTTCCGGACGATGTTACATTGATAGTGGCTTTACCACTGGGTAGCTCTCAGTCGGAAGACTCACTAGGTTGGCATTTTACGAAAACCGGGAAATATACAGTGAAATCAGGGTATGATACGGAACGCTTAGCGAAACAACAGACTTCTCAGGTCATTCGGTATGGGCCTGATATTACTCCTCTTCTAGCGGGAGTGTGGAGG AGAGGTATTGATTGTGATTCTGGCTGTGCAAGATGCGGGGATGATaaagaaacaatcaatcatGCTATTTTTCGGTGTCCACCAGCACGTCAGGTCTGGGCTCTAGCTCAG ATAGCAGCTTTCCcttggattatgtggtatatatggaagGCGAGGAATGCTAGAGTTTTTGAGAATCAAATGGAAAAACCGGACGATGTCGTAAGGGTAGCGTTAGGGGAGGCGTCTACGTGGTTACAAGCACAGACCAAGGTTGTGGATGAGGAATCTTTCACCATTCCAAGTGCCTTTGGAGCGTCGGTGTCGGGGGGCATAAGACACCTTCATGGTGTCTTTCCCAGGTATCGGTGTTTTGTAGATGGTTCGTGGAAAGCAGGTGATGCCTTTGCAGGTGCAGGGTGGACGTGTTCGTCCTCTTTGGACGCAATGACGACGAGGGGAGCCGCCAATTTCCGACGAAGTCTTTACCCATTACATGCTGAAGTCGAAGCCTTTGTCTGGGCGATGCGGTGCATGATTGGACATAACTATCGGGATGTGGCTTCTTATACAGATTGCTCATACTTGGTGAAGATGGCGTCTTCTCCTCAAGACTGGTCGGCCTTCAAGACCTACCTCGACAATATCAAGACAGACAAGGAAgagttttcctctttttctttgtctctaATTTCAAGAAATGAAAATGTAAGTGCAGATTCactggcacgccaagcgcgtacgTATCCATCTCATGCTTTGTTTGTAGATTATTTTCCTCCTGATTGGCTTATATGA
- the LOC104726322 gene encoding transcription factor BIM1-like isoform X1, with protein MHGLGSLLLRWDESVSGKKGQTRKENNVGERANMRADVAATVGQWPVVERRSQSLTNNHMSGFTSRSSSQGSGLKSQSFMDMIRSAKGSSQEDDLDDEEDFLMMKESSSTSQSHRVDLRVKADVRGSGNDQKLSTPRSKHSVTEQQRRSKINDRFQMLRQLIPNSDQKRDKASFLLEVIEYIQFLQEKADKYETSYQGWNHEPAKLLNWQRNNQQLVPEGTVAFAPKLEEEKNNIPVPVLATAQGVAIDHPTAATTFPLSIQSNNFFSPVIAGNPVPQFHTRVASSEAVEPIPSSRSQTQPLKEEEEVEDEEILEGNISISSVYSQGLVKTLREALENSGVDLTKASISSIHWIKIAPVETVRPMNQMCGS; from the exons ATGCATGGGCTTGGTTCATTg CTCTTACGCTGGGATGAATCTGTTTCGGGGAAGAAGGGACAGACAAGGAAGGAGAATAATGTTGGGGAGAGAGCAAACATGAGAG CTGATGTTGCAGCAACTGTGGGACAATGGCCAGTGGTGGAACGACGGTCCCAGTCTTTGACTAATAACCATATGAGCGGTTTCACTTCTCGCTCTTCCTCTCA AGGATCTGGGCTTAAGAGCCAAAGCTTCATGGACATGATAAGGTCAGCAAAAGGAAGTTCACAGGAAGATGATCTAGATGATGAAGAGGATTTTCTTATGATGAAAGAAAGCTCCTCGACTAGCCAGAGCCACAGAG TGGATTTGAGGGTAAAAGCAGATGTGAGAGGCTCTGGTAACGATCAAAAGCTGAGCACACCTAGGTCTAAACATTCTGTTACAGAGCAACAAAGAAGGAGTAAGATCAATGATAG ATTTCAAATGTTGAGACAACTAATACCTAACAGTGACCAAAAGCGGGACAAGGCCTCATTCTTACTAGAG GTTATCGAGTATATTCAATTCTTACAGGAGAAAGCAGACAAGTATGAAACCTCTTACCAAGGATGGAATCACGAACCTGCAAAGCTATTGAATTGG CAGAGAAACAATCAACAGCTGGTACCTGAAGGAACCGTTGCTTTTGCTCCAAaactggaagaagagaagaacaacatTCCGGTTCCAGTACTTGCAACAGCGCAAGGCGTTGCTATCGATCATCCGACAGCTGCAACGACCTTTCCATTGTCGATTCAAAGCAACAATTTTTTCTCTCCTGTGATTGCGGGTAATCCTGTACCTCAGTTCCACACAAGAGTCGCGTCATCAGAAGCCGTAGAGCCAATCCCGAGTTCTCGGAGTCAAACTCAGccattgaaagaagaagaagaagtagaagatgagGAAATTCTTGAGGGTAACATCAGTATTTCAAGTGTTTACTCACAAgg ATTAGTGAAAACACTGAGAGAAGCATTGGAGAATTCAGGGGTGGACTTGACGAAAGCAAGCATCTCCTCCATTCACTGGATCAAAATTGCACCTGTAGAAACTGTAAGGCCGATGAATCAGATGTGTGGTTCttag
- the LOC104726322 gene encoding transcription factor BIM1-like isoform X2: MHGLGSLLLRWDESVSGKKGQTRKENNVGERANMRADVAATVGQWPVVERRSQSLTNNHMSGFTSRSSSQGSGLKSQSFMDMIRSAKGSSQEDDLDDEEDFLMMKESSSTSQSHRVDLRVKADVRGSGNDQKLSTPRSKHSVTEQQRRSKINDRFQMLRQLIPNSDQKRDKASFLLEVIEYIQFLQEKADKYETSYQGWNHEPAKLLNWRNNQQLVPEGTVAFAPKLEEEKNNIPVPVLATAQGVAIDHPTAATTFPLSIQSNNFFSPVIAGNPVPQFHTRVASSEAVEPIPSSRSQTQPLKEEEEVEDEEILEGNISISSVYSQGLVKTLREALENSGVDLTKASISSIHWIKIAPVETVRPMNQMCGS; encoded by the exons ATGCATGGGCTTGGTTCATTg CTCTTACGCTGGGATGAATCTGTTTCGGGGAAGAAGGGACAGACAAGGAAGGAGAATAATGTTGGGGAGAGAGCAAACATGAGAG CTGATGTTGCAGCAACTGTGGGACAATGGCCAGTGGTGGAACGACGGTCCCAGTCTTTGACTAATAACCATATGAGCGGTTTCACTTCTCGCTCTTCCTCTCA AGGATCTGGGCTTAAGAGCCAAAGCTTCATGGACATGATAAGGTCAGCAAAAGGAAGTTCACAGGAAGATGATCTAGATGATGAAGAGGATTTTCTTATGATGAAAGAAAGCTCCTCGACTAGCCAGAGCCACAGAG TGGATTTGAGGGTAAAAGCAGATGTGAGAGGCTCTGGTAACGATCAAAAGCTGAGCACACCTAGGTCTAAACATTCTGTTACAGAGCAACAAAGAAGGAGTAAGATCAATGATAG ATTTCAAATGTTGAGACAACTAATACCTAACAGTGACCAAAAGCGGGACAAGGCCTCATTCTTACTAGAG GTTATCGAGTATATTCAATTCTTACAGGAGAAAGCAGACAAGTATGAAACCTCTTACCAAGGATGGAATCACGAACCTGCAAAGCTATTGAATTGG AGAAACAATCAACAGCTGGTACCTGAAGGAACCGTTGCTTTTGCTCCAAaactggaagaagagaagaacaacatTCCGGTTCCAGTACTTGCAACAGCGCAAGGCGTTGCTATCGATCATCCGACAGCTGCAACGACCTTTCCATTGTCGATTCAAAGCAACAATTTTTTCTCTCCTGTGATTGCGGGTAATCCTGTACCTCAGTTCCACACAAGAGTCGCGTCATCAGAAGCCGTAGAGCCAATCCCGAGTTCTCGGAGTCAAACTCAGccattgaaagaagaagaagaagtagaagatgagGAAATTCTTGAGGGTAACATCAGTATTTCAAGTGTTTACTCACAAgg ATTAGTGAAAACACTGAGAGAAGCATTGGAGAATTCAGGGGTGGACTTGACGAAAGCAAGCATCTCCTCCATTCACTGGATCAAAATTGCACCTGTAGAAACTGTAAGGCCGATGAATCAGATGTGTGGTTCttag
- the LOC104726319 gene encoding transcription factor MYB36, whose translation MGRAPCCDKANVKKGPWSPEEDVKLKDYIDKYGTGGNWIALPQKIGLKRCGKSCRLRWLNYLRPNIKHGGFSEEEDSIILSLYISIGSRWSIIAAQLPGRTDNDIKNYWNTKLKKKLLGRQKQMNRQDSISDSTENNVSNNNKKSTPQNLSNSALERLQLHMQLQNLQNPFSSFYNNPILWPKLHPLLQSTTTTTPNQISKLASQESFHPLGVNVDHQNNNIKLAEINNGVSPLYSENVEQSLNPAQEFQPSFGFSQDLRLDNHNMDLMNRGHSKELFQVGNEFELTTNGSSWWSEEVELERKTTSSSSWGSASVLDQTTEGMVMLQDYAQMSYHSV comes from the exons atgggaagagctCCATGCTGCGACAAGGCAAACGTGAAGAAAGGGCCATGGTCGCCGGAAGAAGATGTGAAGCTCAAGGATTACATCGACAAATATGGCACTGGTGGCAACTGGATCGCACTGCCTCAGAAAATTG GTTTGAAGAGATGTGGTAAGAGCTGCAGACTGAGATGGCTTAATTACTTAAGACCAAACATCAAACATGGTGGTTTTTCTGAGGAAGAAGACAGTATCATCTTGAGTCTCTACATTAGCATTGGGAGCCG GTGGTCCATAATTGCAGCTCAGCTTCCTGGAAGGACTGACAACGATATCAAGAATTATTGGAACacaaagctgaagaagaaacttCTTGGAAGACAGAAACAAATGAATCGTCAAGACTCCATATCCGATTCTACTGAAAACAAtgtcagcaacaacaacaaaaagagtaCTCCTCAGAATCTGAGCAATTCAGCACTCGAGAGGCTTCAACTTCACATGCAGCTTCAGAATCTACAAAACCCATTCTCTAGTTTCTACAACAACCCTATCTTGTGGCCCAAGCTTCATCCATTGCTGCAGAGTACTACTACAACTACACCTAATCAAATCTCTAAACTTGCATCTCAAGAAAGCTTCCACCCCTTGGGAGTTAACGTTGATCATCAGAACAATAATATCAAGCTAGCTGAGATCAACAATGGAGTCTCTCCTCTCTATTCGGAGAACGTAGAGCAATCCCTAAACCCCGCTCAAGAGTTTCAACCTAGTTTCGGTTTTTCGCAGGACCTTCGATTAGATAATCATAACATGGACCTTATGAACAGAGGTCATTCTAAAGAATTGTTTCAAGTGGGGAACGAGTTTGAGCTAACGACGAATGGTTCGAGTTGGTGGTCAGAGGAAGTGGAGCTAGAGAGGAAAACGACATCGTCGAGTTCTTGGGGATCAGCTTCTGTTCTTGATCAGACGACTGAAGGAATGGTTATGCTTCAAGATTACGCTCAGATGAGCTACCACAGTGTGTAA
- the LOC104726321 gene encoding CBL-interacting serine/threonine-protein kinase 21-like, with product MGLFGTKKIGKYEIGRTIGEGNFAKVKLGYDTTNGTYVAVKIIDKALVIQKGLESQVKREIRTMKLLNHPNIVQIHEVIGTKTKICIVMEHVAGGQLSDRLDRRKMKESDARKLFQQLIDAVDYCHNRGVYHRDLKPQNLLLDSKGNLKVSDFGLSAVPKSGDMLSTACGSPCYIAPELIMNKGYSGAAVDVWSCGVILFELLAGYPPFDDHTLPVLYKKILRADYTFPPGFTGEQKRLIFNILDPNPLRRITLAEIIIQDSWFKIGYAPAYHQVLDSIKENVAEINAATTSSNFINAFQIIAMSSDLDLSGLFEENDDKRYKTRIGSKNTAQETIKKIEAAATDVSLSVERIKHFKVKIQPKEIRSRSSYDLLSAEVIEVTPTNCVIEISKSAGELRLYMEFCQSLSSLLTAEVS from the exons ATGGGGTTGTTTGGGACGAAGAAGATCGGAAAGTATGAGATAGGAAGAACAATCGGGGAAGGGAATTTCGCAAAAGTGAAACTTGGTTACGACACGACCAATGGTACTTACGTAGCTGTCAAAATCATAGACAAGGCTCTGGTTATTCAAAAGGGTCTAGAGTCTCAAGTCAAGCGAGAGATACGAACCATGAAGCTTCTTAACCATCCCAACATCGTACAGATACACGAG GTGATTGGAACCAAGACAAAGATCTGTATTGTAATGGAACACGTTGCAGGTGGTCAGCTTTCAGACAGACTTGATAGACGAAAGATGAAAGAATCAGATGCTAGAAAGCTTTTCCAACAGTTGATTGATGCTGTTGATTATTGTCATAACAGAGGAGTTTATCACAGAGATCTTAAG CCACAAAACTTGTTATTAGATTCAAAGGGTAATCTCAAAGTTTCTGACTTTGGATTAAGTGCAGTTCCTAAA TCAGGGGATATGCTCTCTACAGCTTGTGGCTCTCCATGTTATATAGCACCAGAG TTGATTATGAACAAAGGCTACTCAGGGGCAGCAGTAGATGTATGGTCTTGTGGAGTGATTCTGTTTGAACTGCTTGCTGGTTATCCACCGTTCGATGATCATACGCTTCCGGTTTTGTATAAAAAGATACTCAGAGCAGATTACACGTTCCCACCTGGATTCACCGGAGAGCAGAAGAGGCTAATCTTTAACATTCTTGACCCAAATCCTCTAAGG CGTATAACATTAGCTGAGATAATCATTCAAGATTCTTGGTTCAAGATAGGTTATGCACCAGCTTATCATCAAGTCTTAGACTCAATCAAG GAAAATGTGGCGGAGATTAATGCAGCAACCACGTCTTCAAATTTCATAAATGCTTTTCAGATAATAGCAATGTCTAGTGATCTAGATTTGTCAGGTCTCTTTGAAGAAAAT GATGATAAGAGATATAAAACAAGAATTGGGTCCAAGAACACagcacaagaaacaatcaagaAGATCGAAGCTGCCGCAACTGATGTTAGCTTATCAGTTGAAAGAATAAAGCACTTCAAG GTTAAGATTCAGCCAAAAGAGATAAGATCAAGATCTTCTTATGACTTATTATCAGCAGAGGTGATTGAAGTGACTCCAACCAATTGTGTTATAGAAATATCAAAATCTGCAGGCGAGTTAAGACTATACATGGAG TTTTGCCAGAGCTTATCGAGCTTACTTACAGCGGAAGTAAGCTAA
- the LOC104726320 gene encoding pathogenesis-related protein 1-like, translated as MATSSSMTLVIIFTISLLLVAFQEVHADYYRPRPPVTPTPYVPKPWLPVPSPKPVYRLPTYPRLPAGSIARLFLDPHNALRSRLGVSPLIWDSKLASYATWWANQRRYDCSMTHSTGPYGENLFWGSGSDWTPTFAVQSWVVEGRSYDHNSNSCGGSGMCGHYTQMVWRDTKRLGCARVVCENGAGVFITCNYDPPGNYVGEKPY; from the exons ATGGCGACCAGTTCATCAATGACCCTAGTCATTATCTTCACAATTTCCCTTCTCTTGGTCGCTTTCCAAGAAGTCCATGCAGACTATTACCGACCGAGGCCACCAGTTACCCCTACCCCTTATGTCCCTAAGCCATGGCTCCCAGTTCCGAGTCCCAAGCCTGTTTACCGGCTTCCTACTTACCCAAGACTACCCGCTGGCTCAATCGCTAGATTGTTTCTTGACCCACATAACGCTCTTCGGTCCAGACTAG GTGTGTCTCCATTGATTTGGGACAGCAAGCTAGCTAGCTACGCGACATGGTGGGCTAACCAAAGGCGTTACGACTGCTCAATGACTCACTCGACGGGACCATACGGTGAGAACCTGTTTTGGGGAAGTGGCTCGGACTGGACACCAACTTTTGCGGTGCAGTCATGGGTCGTTGAAGGAAGGTCTTACGACCACAACAGCAACTCGTGCGGCGGAAGTGGAATGTGTGGTCACTACACTCAGATGGTGTGGCGTGACACCAAAAGGCTTGGGTGCGCGCGTGTGGTGTGTGAGAATGGTGCAGGAGTTTTCATCACTTGTAACTACGACCCACCGGGTAACTACGTTGGAGAGAAGCCTTActaa